A genomic window from Silene latifolia isolate original U9 population chromosome 11, ASM4854445v1, whole genome shotgun sequence includes:
- the LOC141614012 gene encoding uncharacterized protein LOC141614012 yields the protein MKLTHLMFADDLLLFSKGDAQSMMVLVRSLCSFSQASGLKMDQQKSCAYFNGVDKSLAGDILGVSGFKEGNLPIKYLGVPITVGRLKKQDCAVLIDKIMGRIRSLGAWDRVHYIYLKGTHWLDYKPSSNVSWHWRKICQIHNLIKEGFCENVWIVGNGNYSVKGCYNWMRNPKPSVDWYMSVWNGVGIPKHKFMVWLLMQHALRLKDKLYHLGIAPDDHCCIYYAAAETNEHLMNDC from the exons ATGAAGCTTACCCATCTAATGTTTGCTGATGACTTACTTTTGTTTAGCAAAGGAGATGCTCAATCTATGATGGTGCTTGTAAGGTCATTATGCTCCTTTTCTCAGGCCTCTGGACTCAAAATGGACCAACAGAAGTCTTGTGCATACTTTAATGGGGTAGATAAAAGCCTTGCTGGGGATATACTGGGTGTCTCTGGTTTTAAGGAAGGGAATCTTCCCATCAAATATCTGGGAGTCCCAATCACTGTAGGGAGATTGAAGAAGCAGGATTGTGCAGTGCTAATTGATAAGATAATGGGTAGAATTAGAAGTTTGGGTGCATGGGATAGA GTACATTATATATACCTGAAGGGGACACACTGGCTGGACTATAAACCTTCCTCTAATGTGAGTTGGCATTGGAGGAAAATATGTCAGATTCATAATTTAATTAAGGAAGGGTTTTGTGAGAATGTTTGGATAGTAGGCAATGGGAATTATTCTGTtaaggggtgttacaattggatGAGAAATCCTAAGCCTAGTGTTGACTGGTACATGAGTGTGTGGAATGGTGTTGGAATTCCTAAGCATAAATTCATGGTTTGGCTTTTAATGCAGCATGCTCTTAGACTGAAGGATAAATTGTATCATTTGGGGATTGCTCCTGATGATCATTGTTGCATCTACTATGCTGCTGCAGAAACTAATGAGCATTTAATGAATGATTGCTAG